In Porites lutea chromosome 1, jaPorLute2.1, whole genome shotgun sequence, a single genomic region encodes these proteins:
- the LOC140934242 gene encoding acidic leucine-rich nuclear phosphoprotein 32 family member A-like encodes MTVPIMSEESTQDERDNYTSVPIVVLTVHRAQEEAREQNPNGNFEEEDALPLPSSKYRYSKWHELEDMDVKGNMLRSPRVRRNPKGFKVENLRKLDEQEKLEYGDSDEEDGRIHLPLKKNKPKRVRNYKNKMENWENAESVNLSYQDLGDPFQRKEFQRVLRRLMRCENLQLIENSLQDLSSVLLPRCTHLYLQRNFITDLKKLPKAPLLVHLSLQQNNVESLNGLEVLRKTTIQSLVLKGNPVELDPTYRQQVFSILPQLQLLDGIPKLESDSGDAVVGAKSCIVS; translated from the exons ATGACGGTGCCAATTATGTCCGAAGA GTCAACGCAAGACGAGAGGGATAACTACACTTCTGTGCCTATCGTAGTTCTTACGGTTCATCGCGCACAAGAAGAAGCGAGGGAGCAGAACCCGAATGGCAATTTCGAAGAAGAAGACGCATTGCCG CTCCCGTCGTCAAAATACAGGTACAGCAAATGGCATGAACTTGAAGATATGGATGTGAAAGGAAACATGTTACGGTCACCAAGGGTACGAAGAA ACCCAAAAGGATTTAAAGTAGAAAATCTTCGAAAACTGGATGAACAAGAAAAATTAGAGTATGGTGATTCAGATGAAGAAGATGGAAGGATTcatttacccttgaaaaaaaataaacccaaaaGAGTGCGCAATTACaagaacaaaatggaaaattgGGAAAATGCCGAG TCTGTTAACTTGTCATACCAAGACCTTGGGGATCCATTTCAGAGAAAAGAATTTCAGCGAGTTCTCAGAAGGCTCATGAGATGTGAGAATTTACAACTTATTGAGAACTCCTTGCAAGACTTAAGCAGTGTCTTACTTCCAAG GTGTACACATCTTTAccttcaaagaaattttattacagacTTAAAG AAACTTCCAAAAGCCCCTCTTCTTGTACACTTGTCACTACAGCAAAATAATGTTGAAAGTTTAAATGGATTGGAAGTACTTAGAAAGACGACGATTCAGTCACTTGTTCTCAAAGGAAATCCAGTGGAATTAGACCCTACCTACAGGCAACA gGTTTTCAGCATTCTACCTCAGCTTCAGCTGTTGGATGGAATTCCTAAATTGGAAAGTGATTCAGGAGATGCGGTAGTCGGTGCAAAATCCTGTATTGTCTCATAG
- the LOC140934248 gene encoding cellular tumor antigen p53-like, with translation MSQHSQNSTTSLEPILSQETFNDIFSTVQSILKPEDLSRIQTEYNEAPRVVQLTESNIHENVMFNIEAVSVVRPELEFPFPPDQTFTRTAFKQEPIESPPEQDTKPFFPPMVTTPPPDLPNTQPLIVCNTDFPGNWGFGIGFEEEKSPPTKSAQWTYSPYLEKLFMKMRCIVPMRIKMREFPTTSGFFVRVVVIYKQPEHYREIVERCPNHITKQKDGHHAPKHLLRCENPQTLYETCPETGRHSLKIPLGVAQAGSDFVTEMFQMMCFSSCPGGLNRRPILVIFTLEYGNRVVGRKAQNVRICACPGRDRGIEENAEAKRRERDPTFNSSETQVQPIRTSTPNMTPPPTPQVISAPHSPPAEGPSTSAGSTEEANKPPVPKLSKKRSYSSLSSGFEVRAVTVDKNPLKKIKTQDEEIFTIQVKGREKYEMLLKIKEGLDLMDLVPQAQIDKYRASCPPCGRVVRNLQNSDSQNSTDSQQDEMDNTPPMLSQLSRSDSGSSTQSPPSSQQSSGGAAGINAVRFTLRRTVSLEKKSAHHHHDLLLAS, from the exons ATGTCTCAACATTCACAAAATTCCACTACCTCACTGGAGCCCATTCTAAGTCAGGAGACTTTTAATGACATCTTCTCGACAGTGCAAAGCATTCTCAAACCAGAAGATTTGTCAAG GATTCAAACGGAATATAATGAAGCACCCAGAGTCGTTCAATTGACTGAAAGCAACATACATG AAAATGTGATGTTTAACATAGAAGCAGTAAGCGTGGTGAGACCAGAG CTTGAATTTCCTTTTCCTCCTGACCAAACTTTTACAAGAACTGCATTTAAACAAGAGCCTATAGAATCGCCTCCAGAACAAGACACTAAGCCATTCTTTCCTCCGATGGTGACCACCCCTCCCCCTGATCTGCCCAACACACAGCCTCTCATTGTGTGCAATACAGATTTCCCAGGCAATTGGGGATTCGGCATCGGGTTTGAGGAGGAAAAAAGTCCTCCCACCAAGTCAGCACAGTGGACTTATTCTCCTTACCTTGAGAAGTTGTTTATGAAGATGAGGTGCATTGTTCCAATGAGAATAAAAATGCGAG AATTTCCTACCACTTCTGGATTCTTTGTTAGAGTTGTTGTAATTTACAAGCAACCAGAACATTATAGAGAAATTGTCGAACGATGTCCTAACCACATCACAAAACAGAAAGACG GGCATCATGCTCCAAAGCATTTACTGAGATGTGAAAATCCACAAACTCTGTATGAGACCTGCCCTGAGACTGGTCGGCACAGTTTAAAGATACCCCTGGGGGTAGCACAAG CTGGAAGTGATTTTGTCACCGAAATGTTTCAAATGATGTGCTTTAGCTCATGTCCAGGAGGCTTAAACAGGCGTCCAATCCTGGTGATCTTTACTTTAGAATATGG AAATAGAGTTGTAGGGCGAAAAGCTCAAAATGTCCGAATCTGTGCTTGTCCTGGGAGAGACAGAGGGATTGAGGAAAATGCAGAAGCAAAAAGACGGGAAAGAGACCCAACATTTAACTCATCCGAGACCCAAGTGCAACCAATCCGTACCTCAACTCCCAACATGACCCCACCTCCTACCCCTCAAGTGATTTCAGCTCCTCACAGCCCCCCTGCTGAGGGGCCATCGACATCTGCAGGAAGCACAGAGGAAGCAAACAAGCCACCAGTACCAAAACTATCCAAAAAACGAT CGTACTCCTCTCTGTCATCAGGGTTTGAGGTTCGTGCTGTTACTGTGGATAAAAATCCTCTGAAGAAAATTAAGACTCAAGATGAGGAGATTTTTACAATACAA GTTAAAGGACGTGAAAAATATGAAATGCTCCTTAAAATCAAAGAAGGCCTAGATTTAATGGACTTAGTGCCGCAGGCTCAAATTGATAAATACAGGGCCAG CTGTCCGCCGTGTGGAAGAGTGGtgagaaatttacaaaattcgGATTCACAAAACTCCACGGATTCACAGCAG GATGAAATGGATAACACTCCCCCTATGTTGTCTCAACTTTCACGCTCTGACTCTGGTTCATCCACGCAATCGCCCCCTTCATCTCAGCAGAGCTCTGGAGGAGCCGCTGGAATCAATGCTGTGAGGTTCACACTAAGACGAACGGtatctttagaaaaaaaatcagcacaCCATCATCATGATCTACTTTTAGCTTCATGA
- the LOC140934572 gene encoding uncharacterized protein — protein MDIKTLLDNLHDEVSCSVCMCTFTDPKQLPCLHSFCLHCLNNIQRTSGVHGKITCPECRGQFQIPGSGNPSELPTNFRINSLLDVLAIKECSTANVKCGNCNKRSAQTLYCFQCYAFWCEECILGHNIIRTNKEHRTLALNDFQDQDIEAVLKRPAFCQKKRHEKEELKFFCKDCKVAICNTCFVTLHEGHGKMLLEEATDARKTQINYTLQSLKDKALEKRKEQDQLNQKSMDINEQIAELKTQVQTTVDQLLAIIEKRKQDIFDIVDNQAKKPLESLSQNQVQVANQRKLIESAIEETEFVLIRSFSTEILEFSKTFDSILQEQGTQENSDTEYSIPRFSFTKSEKLINLLSMSEGIGNVKFVFSETKAQQPEAKRKESIKAIAGNKGTNVGDSPTQTQVQTRRFRSVLSFGQYGETTGMLNLPCGVAVNCNDEIAVAESNNNRISVFRSDGTHLRSFGRAGHNNGEFNYPTGVAFDSRGNILVADCFNHRVQRFDGTGKFLSKFGEKGILDHQLNYPEGLSVNCKSDIIVADKDNKAIKIFSSSGEYLHKLGGAAGAKLVKPYHCIQHGQYFIVSDYGDHSIKMFNLEGEIIARFGKQGDKDGEFNKPYYLSVNKEGLLMVCDERNHRVQVFELSGKFVTKFGSKGRESGEFRNPVCTANTGDGRIVVCDTNNNRIQLFDYECSLDLDLSSICGLMNILKSSCFVNRLSFLSNKSYFWILSGHQNFNTSRHHLTGCQNILYGLDQKATLLCCGFWECQPTTSQSILKLNLLSIFFMDIKTLLDNLHDEVSCSVCMCTFTDPKQLPCLHNFCLHCLNGIQRTSGVHGKITCPECRTHFQIPGSGNPSELPTNFRINSLLDVLAIKECSTANVKCGNCNTRSAQTLYCFQCCSFWCEECILAHNMIRTNKEHRTLALKDFHDQDIEAVLKRPAFCQKKRHEKEELKFFCKDCKVAICNACVVTVHEGHGKMLLEEATDARKTQINSMTQSLIEKVQEKRKDLEQLNQKSMDITLQVADVKIQVQTHVDQVIAIIEARKQDVFDAVDNRAKKSLKSLSQKKDQVENQVKLIESAIERTKALVKRSFSTETLGFSETFDHTILQEQSTQGNRDTECIPRFSFTKSEKLINVLNSEGIGNVKIVLTETKAQQSGAKGKESSKVIAGNKGANVHDSPFEPPVQTRRFRSVLSFGQKGKSVGMLNWPWGMAVNDRDEIAVTELVNHRVSVFSSDGTHLRSFGREGNNNGKFQHPKGIAFDSHGNIVVVDYFNDRVQVFDRNGNFLSKFGEKESRDNQLMSPQGLSINGNGEIIVADSGNQLIKIFSSSRNYLRKFGEAGSLVNPMHCIQHGQNFIVSDGSDHSIKMFDLEGKFISKFGKKGNKDGEFNQPCCLSVNKEGLLMVCDAGNHRVQVFELSGKFVTKFGSEGSGRGELNYPFSTAILSDGRIVVCDLNNDRIQVFEETGNNL, from the exons ATGGATATAAAGACCTTGCTGGACAATCTTCATGATGAAGTATCCTGTTCTGTGTGCATGTGTACATTCACTGATCCAAAGCAGTTGCCTTGTTTGCACAGTTTCTGTCTTCACTGCCTGAACAATATTCAACGAACGAGCGGCGTCCATGGCAAAATTACATGCCCCGAGTGCAGGGGACAGTTTCAAATCCCTGGAAGTGGAAATCCTAGCGAACTTCCCACTAATTTTCGTATCAACAGTCTGCTAGATGTCTTGGCAATAAAAGAGTGCAGCACAGCTAACGTGAAATGCGGAAATTGCAACAAACGGAGCGCCCAGACCTTATATTGCTTCCAGTGTTATGCTTTCTGGTGCGAGGAATGTATTTTAGGACATAACATAATACGCACCAATAAAGAACACAGAACGCTGGCACTGAATGATTTTCAAGATCAAGACATCGAGGCCGTGTTAAAGAGACCGGCATTTTGTCAGAAGAAACGACATGAAAAAGAAGAGTTGAAATTCTTTTGCAAGGACTGTAAAGTCGCCATTTGCAACACTTGTTTTGTGACACTTCATGAAGGTCATGGTAAGATGCTTTTGGAAGAAGCTACAGACGCACGTAAGACACAGATCAACTACACACTTCAATCTTTAAAAGATAAAGCACttgaaaaacgaaaagaacAAGACCAACTGAACCAAAAGAGCATGGACATTAACGAGCAAATAGCCGAATTAAAAACCCAAGTGCAGACGACTGTAGACCAATTGCTTGCAATCATCGAAAAGAGGAAACAGGATATTTTTGATATAGTCGATAATCAAGCGAAAAAGCCACTGGAGTCTCTCTCACAGAATCAAGTCCAAGTTGCAAATCAAAGGAAACTAATTGAATCAGCAATTGAAGAAACTGAATTTGTGTTGATACGAAGCTTCAGTACTGAAATCCTTGAATTCAGTAAAACCTTTGATTCAATCCTACAGGAACAGGGAACCCAAGAAAACAGTGACACTGAATACAGTATCCCTCGGTTTAGTTTcactaaaagtgaaaaactgattaaTCTGTTGAGCATGAGCGAGGGCATAGGtaatgtaaaatttgtttttagcgAAACTAAAGCGCAACAACCAGAAGCTAAACGTAAAGAAAGTATTAAAGCAATTGCTGGTAATAAAGGGACAAATGTTGGTGACAGTCCTACTCAGACTCAGGTACAAACCAGGCGCTTCAGATCTGTGCTTTCATTCGGACAATATGGTGAAACCACCGGAATGCTTAACTTGCCCTGTGGGGTGGCAGTTAATTGCAATGATGAAATTGCTGTGGCTGAGTCCAATAATAATAGGATATCTGTATTTAGAAGTGACGGTACCCACTTGAGATCATTTGGTAGGGCAGGTCACAATAATGGAGAGTTTAATTACCCTACAGGGGTCGCTTTCGATAGCCGTGGCAATATCTTGGTGGCAGACTGTTTTAATCACAGGGTGCAGCGTTTTGATGGGACTGGTAAGTTTCTTAGTAAGTTTGGTGAAAAAGGAATTCTTGATCATCAGCTCAATTATCCTGAAGGTTTATCAGTAAACTGCAAAAGCGATATTATCGTTGCTGATAAAGATAACAAAGCAATCAAGATATTCTCTTCTAGTGGCGAGTATTTACATAAATTAGGTGGAGCAGCAGGTGCTAAGTTGGTCAAGCCTTATCACTGTATCCAACATGGCCAATATTTTATAGTCTCAGATTACGGTGATCATTCCATTAAAATGTTTAATCTTGAGGGAGAGATTATTGCTAGATTTGGAAAACAGGGGGACAAGGATGGAGAGTTCAATAAGCCATACTACTTGTCGGTGAACAAAGAAGGATTGCTAATGGTCTGTGATGAAAGAAATCACAGGGTTCAGGTATTTGAACTGAGTGGAAAGTTTGTTACAAAGTTTGGAAGTAAAGGTAGGGAGAGTGGAGAGTTTAGGAATCCAGTATGTACAGCAAATACTGGTGATGGAAGGATAGTTGTATGTGATACGAATAACAACCGAATCCAGCTGTTTGATTATGAAT GTTCTCTCGATCTCGATCTGTCTTCTATCTGTGGTTtgatgaatattttaaaaagttcatGCTTTGTAAACAGATTATCATTTCTCAgtaataaaagttatttttggatTCTCTCAGGTCATCAAAACTTTAACACCTCAAGACACCATTTGACTGGTTGCCAAAATATACTTTACGGTCTGGATCAAAAGGCAACACTTCTTTGTTGTGGTTTCTGGGAGTGCCAACCGACTACGTCTCAGagtattttaaaacttaatttgctttcGATCTTCTTTATGGATATAAAGACCTTGCTGGACAATCTTCATGATGAAGTATCCTGTTCTGTGTGTATGTGTACTTTCACTGATCCAAAGCAGTTGCCTTGTTTGCACAATTTCTGTCTTCACTGCCTGAACGGAATTCAACGAACGAGCGGCGTCCATGGCAAAATTACATGCCCCGAGTGCAGGACACATTTTCAAATCCCTGGAAGTGGAAATCCTAGTGAACTTCCCACTAATTTTCGTATCAACAGTTTGCTAGATGTCTTGGCAATAAAAGAGTGCAGTACAGCTAACGTTAAATGCGGAAATTGCAACACAAGGAGCGCCCAGACCTTATATTGCTTCCAGTGTTGTTCTTTCTGGTGCGAGGAATGTATTTTAGCACATAACATGATACGCACCAATAAAGAACACAGAACGTTGGCACTGAAGGATTTTCACGATCAGGACATCGAGGCCGTGTTAAAGAGACCGGCATTTTGTCAGAAGAAACGACATGAAAAAGAAGAGTTGAAATTCTTTTGCAAGGACTGTAAAGTCGCCATTTGCAACGCTTGTGTAGTAACAGTCCATGAAGGTCACGGAAAGATGCTTTTGGAAGAAGCTACAGACGCGCGCAAGACTCAGATCAACTCCATGACTCAATCTTTAATAGAAAAAGtacaagaaaaacgaaaagaccTCGAGCAATTGAACCAAAAGAGCATGGACATTACACTGCAAGTTGCCGACGTTAAAATCCAAGTGCAGACACATGTAGATCAAGTTATTGCAATCATCGAGGCGAGGAAACAGGATGTTTTTGATGCAGTCGATAATCGAGCGAAAAAATCACTGAAATCCCTCTCACAGAAAAAAGACCAAGTTGAAAATCAAGTGAAATTAATTGAATCGGCAATTGAACGAACTAAAGCTCTTGTCAAACGAAGCTTTAGTACTGAAACCCTTGGATTCAGTGAAACATTTGATCATACAATTCTACAGGAACAGAGCACCCAAGGAAACCGTGACACTGAATGTATTCCTCGGTTTAGTTTcactaaaagtgaaaaactgattaaCGTGTTGAACAGTGAAGGGATAGGTAatgtaaaaattgttttaaccgAAACTAAAGCGCAACAATCAGGAGCTAAAGGTAAAGAAAGCAGTAAAGTAATTGCTGGGAATAAAGGGGCAAATGTTCATGACAGTCCTTTTGAGCCCCCAGTACAAACCAGGCGCTTCAGGTCCGTGCTGTCATTTGGACAAAAGGGTAAGTCTGTTGGAATGCTTAATTGGCCCTGGGGGATGGCAGTGAATGATCGTGATGAAATTGCTGTGACTGAGCTCGTGAACCACAGGGTTTCAGTGTTTAGTAGTGACGGTACCCACTTAAGATCGTTTGGTAGGGAGGGTAACAATAATGGTAAGTTCCAGCACCCTAAAGGGATCGCTTTTGATAGTCATGGTAATATTGTAGTGGTAGACTATTTTAACGACAGGGTGCAAGTCTTTGATAGGAATGGTAACTTTCTTAGTAAGTTTGGTGAAAAAGAAAGTCGTGATAATCAGCTTATGTCCCCTCAAGGTTTATCAATAAATGGCAACGGCGAAATTATTGTCGCTGATAGCGGTAACCAATTAATCAAGATATTCTCCTCTAGTCGCAACTATTTGCGTAAATTTGGTGAAGCAGGTTCTTTGGTCAATCCCATGCACTGTATCCAACACGGTCAAAATTTTATAGTCTCAGATGGCAGTGATCATTCCATTAAGATGTTTGATCTTGAGGGAAaatttatttctaaatttggaaaaaaGGGGAACAAGGATGGAGAGTTCAATCAGCCCTGTTGCCTGTCAGTTAACAAAGAAGGATTGCTAATGGTCTGTGATGCAGGAAATCACAGAGTTCAAGTATTTGAACTGAGTGGAAAGTTTGTTACAAAATTTGGAAGTGAAGGTAGCGGGAGAGGAGAGTTGAATTATCCATTTTCTACAGCAATTCTTAGTGATGGAAGAATAGTTGTGTGTGATTTGAATAATGATCGGATCCAGGTATTTGAGGAAACAGGAAATAATCTATAA
- the LOC140934676 gene encoding E3 ubiquitin-protein ligase TRIM33-like, translating into MDIKTLLDNLHDKVSCSVCKCAFTDPKQLPCLHSFCLHCLNGIQRTSGVHGKITCPECRRQFQIPGSGNPNELPTNFRINNLLDVLAIKECNTTNVKCGNCDKRSTQTLYCFRCCSFWCEECILGHNMIRINKEHRTLAVKDFQDQDIEAVLKRPAFCQKKRHEKEELKFFCKDCEVAICNTCAVTLHEGHGKMLLEEAAEACKTQIKSITQSLKEKAQEKRKELEQLNQKSEEIKLQAAYLKSQVQTNVDQVIAIIEAWKQDVFNAVDFQAKNITGISLTEKRPS; encoded by the coding sequence ATGGATATAAAGACCTTGCTGGACAATCTTCATGATAAAGTATCCTGTTCAGTGTGCAAGTGCGCATTCACTGATCCTAAACAGTTGCCTTGTTTGCACAGTTTCTGTCTTCATTGCCTGAACGGAATTCAACGAACGAGCGGCGTCCATGGCAAAATTACATGCCCCGAGTGCAGGAGACAGTTTCAAATCCCTGGAAGTGGAAATCCTAACGAACTTCCCACCAATTTTCGTATTAACAATTTGCTAGATGTCTTGGCAATAAAAGAATGCAATACAACTAACGTGAAATGTGGAAACTGCGACAAGCGGAGCACCCAGACCTTATATTGCTTCCGGTGTTGTTCTTTCTGGTGCGAGGAATGTATTTTAGGACATAACATGATACGCATCAATAAAGAACACAGAACGCTCGCAGTGAAAGATTTTCAAGATCAAGACATCGAGGCCGTGTTAAAGAGACCGGCATTTTGTCAGAAGAAACGACATGAAAAAGAAGAGTTGAAATTCTTTTGCAAGGACTGTGAGGTCGCCATTTGCAACACTTGTGCTGTAACACTCCATGAAGGTCACGGAAAGATGCTTTTGGAAGAAGCTGCAGAAGCGTGCAAGACTCAGATCAAATCCATTACTcaatctttaaaagaaaaagcacaagaaaaacgaaaagaactCGAGCAATTGAACCAAAAGAGCGAGGAGATTAAACTGCAAGCAGCCTACTTAAAAAGCCAAGTGCAGACGAATGTAGATCAGGTTATTGCAATCATCGAAGCGTGGAAACAGGATGTTTTTAATGCAGTCGATTTTCAAGCGAAAAATATCACCGGAATCTCTCTCACAGAAAAAAGACCAAGTTGA